In a genomic window of Macrobrachium nipponense isolate FS-2020 chromosome 10, ASM1510439v2, whole genome shotgun sequence:
- the LOC135223889 gene encoding pro-resilin-like: MSSKVLLVSLCLVAVAMGRPDGSHAPAGYGYDAPKHHQSYEKGRPFEYSYVVKDAYQNLDFGHKSTSDGKVVTGDYHVLLPDGRNHTVVYTADHNGYRAQVAYHGEARYPEAKPYAPAPSYGAHNPTYGAPAPTYKEPTPVYGAPAPSY, encoded by the exons ATGAGCTCTAAG GTCCTACTTGTATCCTTATGCCTTGTGGCTGTGGCGATGGGACGCCCTGATGGTTCCCATGCCCCTGCAGGGTACGGGTATGATGCCCCTAAGCATCATCAGAGCTACGAG AAGGGGAGGCCATTCGAATACTCCTACGTCGTCAAGGACGCCTACCAAAACCTCGACTTCGGTCACAAGTCCACCTCCGACGGGAAGGTGGTGACCGGCGACTACCACGTCCTCCTCCCCGACGGTCGCAATCACACCGTCGTTTACACCGCCGATCACAACGGCTACCGGGCTCAGGTTGCTTACCACGGAGAAGCCAGGTACCCCGAAGCCAAGCCCTATGCCCCTGCCCCATCCTACGGCGCCCATAATCCCACTTACGGTGCTCCCGCGCCCACTTACAAAGAACCTACCCCCGTTTATGGAGCCCCAGCTCCCTCTTATTAA